One Glycine max cultivar Williams 82 chromosome 1, Glycine_max_v4.0, whole genome shotgun sequence genomic window, ccattaaaggttgtccttcttcttgggggtagatttcttcactataTTCTTCCCCTTtcgcttcttcactttcactagaggaaggtgaagtagtagcctcatcttggctactataaatgtcttggcccctcataatcatggttttcttggtggggcattgagaagtaatgtgtcctcttccaagacatttaaagcactttatggagctagtcttctcttgcatactagccttaaggggttgcttttctattgtcttccccttatcatctttgggcttagaaggtgtcacccctaagatgccttgaccttggtctttctttggataatagtgaaagccataagattttgaagtagacttccttttaagttgttgctctacccttatttcccaatctaagttagcctctacattgtccttcccatggaagtatgggaggttaatgttagcctcttgaggctttctttccttttctctccaatgggagtgaggtctaagatgtgacctatgccttccttcataatagtcacgaagttcttcacttaggctcttgcaagagttatgactactataggaggcatgtttttcttttcttaactcttttagtattttccttctttcttcttcccttattttctctttttcatcttgacttatttcttccactctttttttccctttttcttttctctcttgtttttctttccacgacttaagggatctcaactcatctaatatcttgtacaaggggtccttaggagtagaaccctcaccattaacactagatgaagaatgaagactcatgttggtttctaagttgtggttctttcttgttgggggtttgaaaacaaaaggtaaaagaaaatatggttgaaaatagccaaaataaacactaaaagaggtgtgaaagataaggtaaaaactaattggtaaaaggcaatctatctaggcggtttgacaatggaaggtaaaggaaataagctatgaatgtaagcaagaaatttaaactaggcgaatcctaagagtgtttggatgaccacatttaaggttcccaacaaaatactcacaatcctaagggaaaattgcctaaaattattacacacaaatggaagcaGGGTGACCtgttggaggctcccaacttacttccaatgaaaggcctttttgttacaaaatttaaaagcaatgaaagtaagtaaattgtcaattgcaaaatgttagacaagtggcctcagatatcttaagaagggggggggggggttggattaagatattgcaaactatttccccaattaaaattctatttcaatttcaatgcaagttacaaattcccttaaaaaatgaactcttaaataatgattcaaatagaacaatctgaatataaatataaagcaataataaataaaagagtttaagggaagagaaagtgcaaactcagatttatattggttcggccacacccttgtgcctacgtctagtccccaagcaacccgcttgagagttccactatcttgtaaaattcttttacaagttctgaacacacaaggacaatccttcctttgtgttcagaattcttttacaacaagagaccctcggtctctcaatcccctttgagaatttagaaagaagagaagaatgaatctctcttgaaagagatagattttacaatctgagcactcaattaattccttattgaattgcaagtgtattggccaaggaattcttaagaggatgaaatgtttttgctcttagagagaataagactttttattatgaaaaactctgagcaaattcgtgtttttaagtcacatatatatagacctttggtggccatgtaaaaaccatttgaaaagatgtgactcttagaaataattttctgaaaaactcctctggtaatcgattacaggatttgtgtaatcgattacagcttttaaaatttgaattaaaatgtatatcaactgctggtaatcgattaccaatattgtgtaatcgattacatagtctaaaatttgaattcaaatatttagtagctgttgtaaaccattttttgccactggtaatcgattaccagaaagtaaatctcttgaaaaacactttttaacttaaattacttggccaaaccttttgctatatcaattaggaattcccttcctaaaatactagtgatcatcttgatgttgtgtcttgtattcttgaatcattgtcttgaatttaaacttgaaaagcgcatttgcatcatttgcatcaaatcatcatgatcatcatcaaaacatcaaagtcatttgcttctacaaaaaattacaaaaaggtcctcaattttggtggttgttctctctttggtgattcactcaatttggagtgcttcttagtccaatagctcttaaggtggttgaccccttgcttcttgactcaaattcttcaagggatggcaccaatcctcctttccaattccctatatggcaactcacaaacaaggaaacaaagagacaagcaataaccaaagacaaaaaaaatgaaatgaaagctaaaccaatggagttttaacaagataatttttcaaggattactcaacaattaaagcaatgaaaaggacatagaagcaagctaggactcaaagagaaacttagaatgactctagagtagagtaaaaaaactaaaaaaagactcaacaaacctctagctttggcacttgttttcacactaattttcaattgaaatttcggaactaagattggtataaaatagacaccaattatagaataaattttgagccaaaacaacaagcacacttccctttcaccttttttttttttggatactgatttttctgccaacttgtgtgatttttcttattttttcattttatccaaatcacttggttctttttttatcttttttccagatgtatacaaaattcgaagtaacctattctcagtaatttttacaagtttgtatgtccaagctgccagcaccaacgatttcagacttcgaattttttttttttttgcatggaatattgattgccttgggcttactttcaaccttcctatgtatgttgaactcactaggcttgtttaccacagttttaggagttcaatattcacttaggatcaacatttcagccagcaattcaatcaccaaaactcaaattcacaatagacacaatcataaggaaacctaaaagttcaagaaaaggttcacaatcaaagactctctaagaattttgcatgatcatgttaaggactaattaacatgaaagatttgactcaaatcaaataataggctaaaagaatttcatacactcatgaacaaatgagttagacaaagaaacaagaaaataaaattcagcacaaaataagaaatcttatgtgacaagtttcatgactagacatgacttttatgacaaaactacaataagtgaacaagtcactctagatttttgaggttttcttctactttaatatttttgtaagaattttatggtttaggtttcagccacaaaaaataaaaagacaaaactcaaaggaacctaaactcaacacaattcatggttcaagaacaagaacaagaaatttgaaccatagaaaatcaaatctagcttctatagcaagtttaatcggtggaaactctaaagaatcatgttaacaacatttagcacaatacatgtgaggagatacatggagaaaaatgaagaaacaacaatggaagagaaggtaaagcaaaaaattaatggaggtttaaggagcacctacttgaagctcttgtgctctgattaccacttgatggaagcttgcttgtggagcttctatggaggctagatctttgagcttaaatgaggtcctttaatggtgattttccatcatggagatgcagcggaagacaaaggagaagaggtgagaggaggcgccatccactagggaataagccatggaagaaggagcttcaccaccaagatgagccttggataagaagcttggagaggatgcttcaatggaggaaaagaaagagggagagaaagagagaggggggagcacgaaattgaaggaagaaaaagggagagaagttgaactttgagttgtgtctcataagactctccttcatcaaagttacaacaagtgttacacatgcttctatttatagactaggtagcttccttgagaagctttcttgagaaaacttccttgagaagcttctttgagaaaacttccttgagaagctagagcttagctacacacacccctctaataactaagctcactttcttgagaagcttccttgagaagattcttaAAGAAGCTacagcttagctacacacaccccctataatagctaagctcacccccatgccaaaataaatgaaaatacaaaaaagtccctactacaaagactactcaaaatgccctgaaatacaaggctaaaaccctatactactagaatggccaaaatacaaggctcaaaagaaggaaaaacctattctaatatttacaaagaagagaggacccaaccttggtccatgggctcagaaatctatcctggggttctcatgaaccccaagaccttctttagcagctctagcccaatcctcttggagtcttctatccaatacccttggggggtaggattgcatcaaactCTATGTCCAAAGTTGCTACAAGAGCCAATAAAACACGTACTAAAATGTGTCAAACTATTGGAAAGAAGATCTCGTCCACTCCTTATTTCTGATTGTAGTCTTTCGCTACCAAATGTGCTTTATTTCTGATGACTTCATCACTAAATGACCCAGATTTCTTCTTAAAGTGTGTTTTGTGGTTTTCAAAGGGATGAAGTACTCACTCCCTTATTACCATTTTAAAGATTTGATGTCGAGCACGCTGCTAAATCCCTTATTCTTCATTGATTCCATCAAGCACGATGAGAACACAATGTTACACTCCATGTGGATCATTTCTACAAGTTCCTCCATTGTCGACATGCGCCGGTAGACGTACCAGGATACAAACCCCACATAGTTGACTTCTAcatttggtggacctagcccaCACCATCTTACTATCGCTTTGTCGTGCCTATGCCAAAGATTGTTATTCCTTTCGATCCGCATTCACCACCTACAGACAATGTGATGTCCTCTACTAGATCTAACTCTTCATATGAAGATATTGAGGTCATTTCCCTTACTTTGATGTCTCCCCAATCAGTATTACATGAGTCTCGGGTACCACCCAAGGCAACCTTGGCAGGTCTCAAGTCAAAGGACGAAGAAGAGGATTTGAAGGAGGACATGTCTTTAGAGGAGGATCCATCAATGGATGAGGAGGACCTCATCATAGAGCCAAAGTTTATGGAGGGGGATTCTTTGCAGGATTCCTCCAAGGAGTCTATCTAAAAGGCCTTTTACATCTAACTATACTTTTTTTAGGTGCAATTGACTTGGGCTTAGGTATTGATTGAGCATTTGTAGTTTAATATTGTTCTATTCTTCTTAGCTCAATTGACAtcttttttactcttaatttatCACATTAACTCAGTTTTGGTCTAAGGCAAATGATTGAGCTTAATTGAGAATTATAGCTAAATTTCAgattttgtgcttacttgacctATCTGCCTTGTGTAGGGATTAGAGGACACTACATAACTCCAAATGGAAAGTGTGAGTAGTCCCTGGAAAGATgggaaaaaatattcaaattttgttaGAAATAAGATTTGGCCAAGTCTGCCATCTCGAGGGTCAAATTGAGCTTGGAAGTTATAACCTCTACACTTGAATAATTGGGATGTGAGTTtggacttttgttttgtgtaattagtttagTTAGGTAGTTAGTTAGGTAGGTAGGTAGTTAATTACTTAGTTAGTTACTAACACTTTATATATTAGTGTTAGTTGGTTAGTTAGGGATTGAACTTCATTTTGGTGAAAGAACTTCACAAGACTTCATTTTGtacaaaacttgttgtgcaagctttctcttttctctctctttctctcaatcattcttcattcttcttcatcttttcacttCTGTTCTACCATTTTCTTACACAAATTTCATGGTTTCTCTATTGGTGATGATCATGAAGGGCTAAACAATTAATCAATCCAAGAATCCACTCCAAGCAAAGCTGAATTTGAGTTCTGGTTTGGTTTTTCTACTCTTTGTGAatgttcttctttctcttcaatccTATTTTTATTTGTCATGATTGCGATTATGTTTAGGACTGAAAATGGATTAGGTTATGGATTTATTtcctaattttgaaatttaatcatAGATTGTTTGGATGATTGTCCACTCTAATTTGCAATTTCAAACAATTtagagatttgatttgattgaacTCTCTCTAATGCATTTGAGTGAACTTTCACATTGAACATAATTCATTGTAACTATGATAATTCTATTTgcattggtttggtgaattggattgatgtTTTTCATCTTGAattgtattatattattgttttgttttgttctttcttcAATTCTGTTTTGTGTGTTTTCACATTCTTTTAGAGTTGCTTACAAAATTTTTGACAAAAACTATCCTTCCTATTTATAAGTGAATGAATGTAGGGACCatattgaatcatatttctGAGTTCGACCTAGGTTAATCATGTGTTATAGAATTCCCTagtaaatttgttttttgaacGATTCGATATTCGTTATCAAGTATAGGTGACCTAGGCTCAGACCTTTTGTATCTATTCACTCATTACTTACTTATATTACATTTCTGGTTACTTTGGGATTGTATATGTTATTTACTTACATATTATGTTTTGCTACACAATATGGTACATGaaacttatttatatttaatgaccATAGAGGTTCACCTAtttattattacttattatttGAGCACGTATGGTTTATTTACGTCTCAAATGTTTCAATTTTATTCATCAACTTGCAGTTTTTTACATGATAAGCGGTTGCTACGATTTATTATGCATGCTTGCTTTAATAAGGAAAATGGGATTTGATAATTGGGAATAGAAAGTTTGTTTTTTCGGTAAAAATTTCCTCTATCTTTTCTAATCTTTGAGCTAATAATAAATTGAACTTGAGATTaccttttctttaaagaaatcaACAGGTTATTTTGAAAGTCTATTTTAAGGGTgttacatttagtggtatcaaaGTAGTTCATCCTACCAAGACATGGGTGTGGACTTAAccattatttttgttgtgtgtGATTGGGTTGATTGTCACTTGACGAGAGTATGAATGAATTGTGTGTTTTGTGTGCTCCTTACATTATCTATGAAAGACAATGATGTGAGGTGAATATCTGTGTGATTGGGTTGACTATCATCTTCTTGACCACATGTTGGATGCACCTTGATCCTCGATCGACGTACATCTCACTTCGACGTCACTTTGTTGTTTTCAATCACACTTGACCCCAAAATGGAAGGTTTCCCTTTCCTTGATCCTCACACCGAACAACATGATGAAAACATACATCACACACACGAGCTTCATGCACACATCCCATCATGAACCCTCATTCGtgattatatcattttattatacTTTATGAAATTTCTCACAACTATTGATGTTTTTTTGCtcaattatttcattaaaaaaatcctaCAAACCTGAATTcactcaaataatattttatttctattaaaaacaaattttgtcCCATCACTTGAAATCACTATtttgaaaatcccaaaaatacttaatcaatttaaattgcaaaatcttTAGCACATAGCTTCACTAACATGTTAAATTCAACATATATTTTCCAAAGACTCAcaaatcatgaaaaatatttaaaaataatttattttcatcaacTACTAGGAAATCCAATTCGCACCATTTAATTCATGGAAAATAGTTTCTAACTTCAATAAATTCTCAGAAAATTACTATACATTCTGGCATGTCCATAGATCAACATATAAATTTGCCCAAGTCCAATTCATAGAAAAACCATTTCCCCCAAATTTGATGTCTTCCTTGTCCAAGAGTTCATATTTCACATATTAGATCATTAAAATTacttccactcatcttctcgATTGGTCAATTTTTGTGGGCACTCCCCATGGTTAGGGTAAGATTTGTATCAATTGGTTTACCTAAACTCAACccacaaaattattaaaattcataaaccaaaattgacatatttgaaggaaaaaaaagaaaagataattcaaaataaaatgaaaggagTGTTTAGAAAATTCTAGAAAAAATCCCACAAGGTCTAGTGACCTCTAAAACCTTAGGATAGACCTCAAATGCAAAAAACTatgttcaaaaaataaattaaaatttgaaataagtctcaaccaaaataaaaaaatgaatcattttttatcattttgcaACATAGGCTCAAACCAAAGGTCATTTCCAAGATTTAAAACACCCATAACAGACACAACACACCAAAACAAGCATGATTCATGAGGGTGATTGAAAACTCCATGTACCTTTGAGTGATAGATagaaaagatgaagagaaatgaactTAAAATGACCAAAAATCACCAAAACAACACCTAATAGGTACCCTTCCTTTTTTAGTTAGAACACAAAAACTTCTCCTTCTCTTTCAAGCTAGGGTTGACACAAAAACTAAGTTTGGAGCCTTAGTTTGAGTTTTATAGGGCTCCCAATAGGGACCATATTGCAAATATCCATTTTATGTCATTTTCTaccaatttttaataaattgcaatacaatcctttttcttcttctaaatttGGACCTAAAAtgcaattattaattttctaaatgACACATCatcctaatttaattaatttaacctttgccaaattatttcattaatatCTCATTCTAGAGTTAATTTCTAGGTGTATAGGTCCTAACTTCAAAATTTGGAAAATTTGAAACTTGCATAGGTGTGTCATTTGCTTGCACAATTGTGCAAAGTTTCCAAGACTTTCAATAAGCTTCTTTTGCCTCCACAAGATCTACAAAGTTGTAAGTTCAACCTATATGATTTGTAATGCATCAAATCACTCTTGAGGCACCTCCAAACAAGGTAAAATACTCTCCCGAAACATAAAAGCACAAAAAACGTAACAAATTCgacaaaagatgaaaaaatataaacatgcgAAGACCAAGTCATAAATGACAATAAAACATGAAATTCTAGCTAAAATGAGACCTAAAGATAACTAAAAGAAATGCATCATTTATACAATTGAGTAAGAAATTAACATATTGTTGATTTGAGTGAAATTGAGTTTGAATCcttaaatatattctaaattttaggtgaaaaaagtagttaaaaaaaagttcttaCTAAAAATGGTTAGTTAGATTCTACAATGGAGATAAATgacaaaattgataaataattcaAGTGTCAGTAACCAATTgcaattctgtaaaaaaaagaattcaacacatTTCTcatttatcataattaaaaaataatgaacattTACAAAGCAAGAATATTcttaacatatattattttttcatgacACTAATTTTGATTGTAAATATGTAAAGTTATGTTCAAATTTAGACATAATGTTGTTATGACCAATCATGACTAAACCAATCATGAACCATCCTTCTTTATGTATCGATTAAATGGATTGATTTActgaagaaagaaaatgaagaaaaaaaatataaaatttcataaagtGTACTTTGTTTGAAAGACTCCGACATTAATTATGAGAGGAAGAAAATTGGCACGTGGGATTCACGTCGTAAAATTTAGAATACAGACGGGGAGAACATAATCAATAGAGAAAGACATCTCAATGACAAATATACCATTATCATATTGTATgttgtaataattataatatattataaagatatgacaaattaaagatttgatactataaatatttctttcaacattttttaaatgaacTTAGATGATAATCATGTATATTATATGTCGGGGTGTTTTGGtgtgatttaatttgatttttagacaaaaattcatttgaattaaatataagataaaaataaaatttaattttgttgggtttaaatataacactaaatccaaatgaaatcaaattaattttttttttcagtttgacatatttattttttaatttattattataatttaaaatctattcactaaacttacataattattaattattatttattatgttatattattttaaaattaaattttattttcttattaaattttgtttaaaattattatttacttctgtttaatattataattaacttaatttaatataaaaccaTATCATCAACTCCTTTTTgtaacttaattaaatattacttgatatttaatagtattttttaacaatGGTAGGACATCTTTTTTGTAACATATGATAACATATGAGTAAAATATACATCTtgattataaagtaaaaaaaagtaaaattatttaatatttattattaattgttacaataaaaattaatataattataatatataatttattcagtttgatttaaatttttataacaagATTCGAAAAAtcgaatcaaataaaaaaatatatgagttTTTAGATTTTTGATTTTTAGGAATTCGATTTTAAACATTcctaattatattattgttatattcacaaaaaaataattttaaaagtttgatatcatttaacataattttattttcttttatctattcaaacaactaatatattatttattttatttttccattcaTTTTGTCTACAGTATCTTAAAATCCAATCACGCATCGCCTTCAAATTACATCccaagaaaatcaaataaagaaaaagaaaaaaaaaggtgaccTTGAAGTTAACGTAAAGACAGTTCCAAACTCCCAAGCTccatttgtcaaaaaaattaaaaaaaactcccAAGCTCCAAAGGAATATGAATGGTTCTTCTTccctaatttaaattttaaactaccGTAGTAGTGtttgatttttcaaattttccatTTTCCACTCTATTACATTATTACTACGGTAGACTCCTAGCACACTCCGCTTTTCAAGCACAAAACATCCATCGCGCTCCCCCGAGAGAGAATCGCTAAACCTCCGATTgggcacaaaataaaaaaaaaacaaaaaatccagaGAACGAACGAAACAAACAAAGAAACTAACAAAACGGCACGCCGCAAACACTTccaaaccaaaaacacaaacaagaaagaaagaagaacaaGATTTTCAAACAAACCTGTAGTAGAATCGTTAGGGCCGGATATTCGAGTTTCTTTCCCTTATGTAATGCATCAGAAGAAATCAGAGGTTCAGATCGGGAAAGAAAGCGTAGGCGTCTCTTCCGATTTCAATCCGCAATTCCAAAAACACCCCTACCACCGCCACCAGCAATTCTACCCCCAAATCGAAATCGACATATCCCCCTCCCTCCCACCACAGCAACACAACACCGCGCCGCAGCGAACCACccccccttctctctccaaACAGAAGCATATTTTCAAGCCCCAGAATGCCGCCTTCTTCTCCGTCACCGTCGCCGCGAAGAGCGCCGCGTTCCGCATGCTGCGGCGCGTGAGGCGCCAGCGCGCGTTGCTCCTGCTCGCGATCCCGCTCCTCTATCTCTACTTCCTCGTCTCGCGCTCGTTCCTCCTCGACCTCCTCTCCGCCATCGCGTTCTCCGCCGCGCTCGTGTTCTCTCTTAACCTCGCTTTCCCTTTGCCGTTCCGCTCGATTCGCCTCAAGGCGGCCAAGAATTCTGCCTCCCGTCCCGCGGCGGCGCTGCCTGTGTTCTGGACGATCGGGTCGCGGCAGAAGACGGAGAAGCGCGCGGCAGCGTCGGGGTGCTGGGTGCAGgtattttttccctttctttcttttgttgttttctatccggccaatgttagttgttagtttgttagtgggagggATTCGAATCCTTTGAACCTTCGAACCCACGATGTCTCTCTTCCGTTTTCTCTTTTCAACCGCCAAGGCAATCTTATATCACCGGTGCTGGGTGCAGGTGTTTGGGAACGGAGACGTTTACGAAGGGGAGTTTCACCGAGGGAAGTGTTCGGGGAGTGGGGTGTATTATTACAGCAGGAGCGGGAGGTACGAGGGTGATTGGGTAGATGGAAAGTACGATGGGTATGGGGTGGAAACGTGGGCGCGCGGGAGCCGCTACCGCGGGTGTTACTGGCAGGGGCTGAGGCACGGGTTTGGGGTGTATAGGTTTTACACCGGGGATGTGTATGCTGGAGAGTGGTCCAATGGACAGAGCCACGGGTGTGGGGTTCACACGTGCGAGGATGGGAGTCGGTATGTTGGGGAGTTTAAGTGGGGGGTTAAGCATGGCCATGGGCATTACCATTTCAGGttagtttcttaattttaattctcttacaatgttgattttgtttttttgttgtcgGGTGTTTTGTGTATGCTTGCTTGCACAGCTTATAAAAGTAATCAATTGAAAGTTTAGGATGAGGTAATGTGAAGAGAATTTTGGTGCGGAGTTGAggataggcattgttattgtttGAATGTATGTTGAAATGACTGTGTGTATGCTTGTGGTGGGATTTTTGTTTGCTGTTATAGGGAGTTTCTGTTATTGAGTGTGTGCAATTGTGCATCACTATGCCCTTGATGTTGTGTTGTATAATCTTTCTTTCACAAGCTAGAATTATAGTAATACGGCTTTTATTGGATGTGAGTGCTTACGAATTTGCTGTGTGCTAGGTTAGTAGGGTTTCTTAACAGTTGAATATCATTTGTAATGTGTGTTTCTTAGCAATTCAAGTGTATTGATAAAGGATTGGACATACAAAATATCATCGTTTTGATCCATTTGGAGTTTCAGTTTTGTCAAAATACCTGTAGGTGTTTTACACATCTTCTACCTTTAGACAAATTGGATTTCTTCAATTCCAGGCTGGTAGATTTGGGTACAAATATGTAGCTTGTTGAGATCCCACATCAACTATAGATATGACCAAAGTAGTGTTTATAAAGGTTTAGGCATTCCTCACCTCATGAACTAGTTTTTGGAATTCAGTTAGCCTTAGACCCAATTCAAGTAGGTGGTATTGGAGCCTTTCATAGATCCGACTTGGTTGTCGTCTGTTGAAAAATCTACCTAGCCTTGTGGCTTTTCCAGTGCAGTAAATGTTGTTAGATTAATGTGTTttttgtatatgttttattatctTTCTTATTTTGCACTCTTTCTCTGCTGTACAAGGGGCTGCAGTCTGCACCCTATCTTGTCATGTACTTGTTtcttctttaatatatatacaatacTCTCAGCCATGTGAGACAAGTTGAGTTCTCCAAAATATAATTCGTAGTTTTAacttggtatcagagcgggaaAAGTCTTGCTTTGGAGTCTCATTGTCGTCCGTTGTTGTTGACTGCCGGAAAATTTTCCGGCAAACTCAGGGTTAGGTGTGCATTGTTGAGCGTGACCCAACCCAAGTGGTTTTGAGAGCAAAAGCTCTCTCACATTCTCTCACGTGCCACTACAGCTTGCATTTCTGTCACATGCTGCCTTCTTGTCACTGGACAGCCGTAGCATCGCCACCAGTATGTTCATCAACCTTGTGGACCCATTCCAGCCCCTGTTTGGCTCCAGTTATCACGTCAGAAAAGGGAAATTTTGTTCCAGCCATTCTTGAGTTTCTTTTTGCTTTAGATTTGCTTGGTAACCTCTTTGTACTCCGATAATGACATCTACAGGCCCTATTTATCCC contains:
- the LOC100816562 gene encoding phosphatidylinositol 4-phosphate 5-kinase 4, which encodes MHQKKSEVQIGKESVGVSSDFNPQFQKHPYHRHQQFYPQIEIDISPSLPPQQHNTAPQRTTPPSLSKQKHIFKPQNAAFFSVTVAAKSAAFRMLRRVRRQRALLLLAIPLLYLYFLVSRSFLLDLLSAIAFSAALVFSLNLAFPLPFRSIRLKAAKNSASRPAAALPVFWTIGSRQKTEKRAAASGCWVQVFGNGDVYEGEFHRGKCSGSGVYYYSRSGRYEGDWVDGKYDGYGVETWARGSRYRGCYWQGLRHGFGVYRFYTGDVYAGEWSNGQSHGCGVHTCEDGSRYVGEFKWGVKHGHGHYHFRNGDTYAGEYFADKMHGFGIYRFANCHRYEGAWHEGRRQGLGMYTFRNGETQSGHWQNGVLDILSTQNTTSPVSPVGVYHSKVLNAVQEARQAAEKAYDMAKVDEGVNRAVAASNRAANAARVAAVKAVQKQNYHVNSESFSIPVV